One Glutamicibacter halophytocola DNA segment encodes these proteins:
- a CDS encoding aldehyde dehydrogenase family protein: protein MGLFTSTPLPEPVGDSAPPVDEHPSRIATVLSHLRRSADTRITHPRRFRIQQLRALEKMLEEHLDDFVQALNDDLGKSPTEAKFAEVDVVRAEIDFALRHLAEWMDSTGVKVPLALQPAIAKIEPRPLGVVLIIGAWNYPLQLVLAPLVAAIAAGNAAVLKPSELAPATSGALAKFLPLYLDERVFAVIEGGADTASELLAARWDHIFYTGGERVAKIVAMAAAQHLTPTTLELGGKSPAVVDNHSLATAKRLAYAKFMNAGQTCVAPDYILCIGDATPLINRLGQAISGFYGKEPITHPDFGRIASHQHFERLLAMMEQGEVVFGGEYDEATLRIAPTIMRNVDLGGTLMTEEIFGPILPIIEVETFEEALEFIARRPSPLAAYLMSESPRLQSIFSDRVRAGAIVHNAPLAQMVIPTLPFGGVGASGMGSYHGKHGFDRLSQMRSELNKTTVVDTLSAIYPPYSWAKRKIIDRLL, encoded by the coding sequence ATGGGTCTGTTTACTTCCACTCCGTTGCCCGAGCCGGTCGGCGATTCCGCCCCTCCGGTGGACGAGCATCCTTCACGAATTGCCACGGTTCTGAGCCATTTGCGCCGTTCTGCCGACACCCGCATCACCCACCCGCGCCGCTTCCGGATCCAGCAATTGCGCGCGCTGGAGAAGATGCTCGAAGAGCATCTTGACGACTTTGTGCAGGCACTGAATGACGACCTCGGAAAGAGCCCCACCGAAGCCAAATTTGCCGAGGTCGACGTGGTGCGCGCCGAAATCGATTTTGCGCTGAGGCATCTGGCCGAATGGATGGACAGCACCGGCGTGAAGGTGCCGCTGGCGCTCCAGCCGGCCATCGCGAAGATCGAGCCGCGACCCTTGGGCGTGGTCTTGATTATTGGCGCATGGAACTACCCGCTGCAGCTGGTGCTCGCGCCGCTGGTTGCCGCCATTGCCGCTGGCAACGCCGCGGTTCTCAAGCCCTCGGAACTCGCCCCGGCCACCTCGGGGGCCCTGGCCAAGTTCCTCCCGCTCTATCTGGACGAGCGGGTCTTCGCGGTCATCGAAGGCGGTGCGGATACCGCCTCCGAATTGCTGGCAGCACGTTGGGACCACATCTTCTACACCGGTGGGGAGCGGGTTGCGAAAATCGTCGCGATGGCAGCCGCCCAGCACCTGACTCCCACCACTTTGGAACTCGGGGGCAAGTCCCCGGCCGTCGTTGACAACCACTCGCTGGCCACCGCCAAGCGCTTGGCCTACGCGAAGTTCATGAATGCCGGCCAGACCTGCGTCGCACCGGACTACATCCTGTGCATCGGCGATGCCACGCCATTGATTAACCGGTTGGGCCAGGCCATCTCCGGTTTCTACGGCAAGGAGCCAATCACCCACCCGGACTTTGGCAGGATTGCCAGCCACCAGCATTTTGAGCGCTTGCTGGCCATGATGGAACAGGGCGAGGTGGTGTTCGGCGGTGAGTATGACGAAGCAACCCTGCGCATCGCCCCGACCATCATGCGCAACGTGGACCTTGGCGGCACCTTGATGACCGAGGAGATCTTCGGTCCGATCCTTCCAATCATCGAGGTCGAAACCTTCGAAGAAGCGCTGGAGTTCATTGCCCGGCGCCCATCGCCGCTGGCCGCATACCTCATGAGCGAGAGCCCTCGGCTTCAGTCGATTTTCTCGGACAGGGTTCGCGCCGGGGCCATCGTGCACAACGCTCCGCTGGCCCAGATGGTCATTCCCACCCTGCCGTTTGGCGGGGTGGGGGCCAGCGGAATGGGGTCGTATCACGGCAAGCATGGCTTTGACCGGCTTTCGCAGATGCGTTCAGAACTCAACAAAACCACGGTGGTGGACACCCTGAGCGCAATTTATCCTCCATATTCGTGGGCCAAGCGAAAGATTATTGATCGCTTACTGTAG
- a CDS encoding amino acid permease — MTEPAPSQDGLKRGLKARHMQMIAIGGSIGTGLFVASGGTISEAGPGGALVAYALIGMMVLLLMQSLGEMSARLPVAGSFQTYATVFVNRHFGFAIGWNYWFNWAITVAAELVAAGIVMSYWLPDVPGWIWAAIFLVLLTGLNAMSAKAFGEGEYWLAAIKVITVIVFLVCGFAMIFGIIGGTSPGFGNWTEGDAPFVGGWLSIVSVFMIAGFSFQGTELVGVAAGEAENPQRDVPKAIKTIFWRIMLFYIGAIFVIGMLIPYLDPSLLSSEASDIATSPFTLVFERAGIAFAAALMNAVILSAILSAGNSGLYASARMLYSMAKDGKAPKIFGRLNKRGVPVPAMLLTASVGLFGFLTAIIGQGEAYTWLLNVSGLSGFIAWVGIAVSHYQFRKAYVASGQDLADLPYKAPLFPLGPILAFVILLVVIAGQNYQAVIDGNLLQMASSYVGLPIFLLLWLGHWLATRKQPAEAIDPWTAKLN, encoded by the coding sequence ATGACTGAGCCCGCACCGTCGCAGGACGGCCTGAAGCGTGGCCTCAAAGCTCGCCATATGCAGATGATTGCCATTGGCGGCTCAATTGGTACCGGACTATTCGTCGCGTCCGGCGGCACGATCTCTGAAGCTGGCCCCGGTGGCGCGCTGGTGGCCTACGCCCTGATTGGCATGATGGTGCTGCTGCTGATGCAGTCCCTGGGCGAGATGAGTGCGCGGCTTCCGGTGGCAGGTTCATTCCAGACCTATGCCACCGTTTTCGTTAACCGGCACTTCGGCTTCGCGATTGGCTGGAACTACTGGTTCAACTGGGCGATTACCGTTGCCGCCGAGCTGGTAGCGGCCGGCATCGTGATGTCCTATTGGCTTCCGGATGTTCCGGGCTGGATCTGGGCGGCGATCTTCCTGGTGCTGCTGACCGGACTCAACGCCATGTCAGCGAAGGCGTTTGGCGAGGGCGAGTACTGGCTGGCGGCAATCAAGGTCATCACCGTGATCGTTTTCCTGGTCTGCGGCTTTGCGATGATCTTCGGAATCATCGGCGGCACCTCGCCTGGCTTCGGCAACTGGACCGAAGGCGATGCGCCATTTGTCGGCGGTTGGCTGTCCATCGTCTCGGTCTTCATGATCGCTGGATTCTCTTTCCAGGGCACCGAGCTGGTTGGTGTAGCTGCTGGTGAAGCGGAAAACCCCCAGCGCGATGTTCCGAAAGCCATCAAGACGATCTTCTGGCGCATCATGCTCTTCTACATCGGTGCCATCTTTGTCATCGGCATGTTGATCCCGTATCTGGATCCATCGCTGCTCTCATCCGAGGCATCGGACATTGCCACCTCGCCATTCACCCTGGTCTTCGAGCGCGCGGGCATCGCCTTCGCTGCGGCATTGATGAACGCAGTAATCCTCTCGGCCATTCTTTCGGCAGGCAACTCGGGCCTATATGCCTCTGCGCGCATGCTTTACTCCATGGCCAAGGATGGGAAGGCGCCGAAGATTTTTGGACGCCTCAACAAGCGCGGCGTCCCCGTGCCGGCCATGCTCTTGACCGCCTCAGTAGGACTTTTCGGATTCCTGACGGCAATTATCGGCCAGGGCGAGGCCTACACCTGGCTGCTGAACGTGTCCGGCCTGTCCGGGTTTATCGCCTGGGTGGGGATTGCGGTGAGCCATTACCAATTCCGCAAGGCGTACGTGGCCAGCGGCCAGGATCTAGCCGACCTTCCGTACAAGGCGCCATTGTTCCCGCTGGGCCCAATTCTCGCCTTTGTGATCTTGCTGGTTGTTATCGCCGGCCAGAATTACCAGGCGGTCATAGACGGCAACCTGCTGCAGATGGCATCAAGCTACGTCGGCCTTCCGATCTTCCTCTTGCTGTGGCTGGGCCACTGGCTGGCTACCCGCAAGCAGCCAGCCGAGGCCATCGACCCATGGACCGCGAAGCTGAACTAG